The Alosa sapidissima isolate fAloSap1 chromosome 16, fAloSap1.pri, whole genome shotgun sequence genome has a segment encoding these proteins:
- the LOC121685860 gene encoding glutamic acid-rich protein-like isoform X2, with protein sequence MRFLWIFNCCKAQQEDDDAEQPWFIAREFETVVWYGFDSEWESIQERKQRLKKYSLEDLKRQLELFGITIVEVKGQKKSEKKMKREYRKLLMRRMKMVETERARRSVQVRRGMEPEQKMDLVQRGENGLDQESENTQDEKQSLETSAELIPERQGLRKEAQILTMDEPNNRMEEEFMNNIKEEETQEEMKTEEIKTDTEEKRREDQEREDNKEDIKNDEVGKVNEKDFTDAQEEGWKQELDLKTKTHGEKEEEVEIDFNKIKEEDDILKEGKCEKTVTEEGVVTVEESKKKQENTDDAVASGTMATVSLELMQNEDHEEKQEEAAVKEERINKDGKENQEENRENKVEKERYTEIKEEKELHDKLEEEEKKEEVNIKEKEGQEEVTEYVVEIKEEKKEEDTDKATALVKTKTVSNDVTQSEEDQEEELDVVVEEKETVKGDGTEEKKEEKEKEEGKELEDREEKEEKEKRFQEVQEQVKDCVVEVEEEVEENADDGTPQKDETTHSLDLMQNEDQEDKKERIERKEKLKREWKEEREEGENEMEEEKETEEVVKKVMEEQEERKECVVEVEDEKKEEDADETVALVRSLIDSHDLRQNIEDPEETLDVVVVERERMEEDGTEERKEDERQNETEERKGVEMKEVGERKEMEDKEKEEEKEELDMKEEQVKVKECVVEVEEEKEVQNAHNETVDMESTLDLTQNGNQEKRKENVGAEKEMMNKDEKKERKEEDDKEVVIKEKGEELEEVQEEKKAEAMKVKDEQEEVKECMVEKEQKKEVDATDGTVAMEIRPEVSQITERNATLNENRKVKKRMRGCRGGKSKNKHNQLEVYKHTYRSSGHTVEDGEELMDNKGKKEEEKKKAEKGDMKVQKEQEEVKECVVEEKEKEDTDDGAVAMETTLKVSLESNTTINQEQEVKKRMRGCRGGKSKCDMTEENRQKQDMRYGHQHESQHRRGERHNKRQGVRDCWRGSNGCQTAPVGCWGDAKRCWRGPKGPWGGPKAHEEEKEKQDMRVKEEQEEVKQCVEEREEKEEEEVHNGTVTMATTLKVHLVKDNNTTTNKDQELKKRMRGCRGGKSKNKRKKQEVYNETTEENRLTQDTKAGH encoded by the exons ATGAGATTTCTATGGATATTTAACTGCTGTAAAGCACAGCAGGAGGATGACGATGCAGAACAACCATGGTTCATTGCCAGGGAGTTTGAAACGGTAGTTTGGTATGGGTTTGACTCTGAATGGGAATCCATACAAGAACGAAAGCAGAGGCTGAAAAAATACAGCCTGGAAGATCTTAAGAGACAACTAGAGCTGTTTGGTATCACTATAGTTGAAGTAAAAGGGCAAAAGAAGAGTGAGaagaagatgaagagagagtaCAGGAAACTTCTCATGCGAAGGATGAAAATGGTGGAGACTGAGAGGGCCAGAAGGTCAGTTCAAGTCAGGAGGGGAATGGAGCCAGAACAGAAGATGGATTTGGTGCAGAGGGGAGAGAATGGCTTAGACCAGGAGAGTGAAAACACACAAGACGAAAAGCAGAGCTTGGAGACATCTGCAGAGCTGATTCCTGAACGGCAGGGTCTGAGGAAGGAGGCCCAGATATTAACAATGGATGAACCAAACAATCGTATGGAAGAGGAGTTTATGAACAACATTAAGGAGGAAGAGACACAAGAGGAGATGAAGACTGAGGAaataaagacagacacagaagagaaaagaagagaggatcAGGAGAGGGAAGACAACAAGGAGGACATAAAGAATGATGAAGTTGGAAAGGTGAATGAAAAAGACTTCACAGATGCACAAGAGGAGGGATGGAAACAGGAACTAGACTTGAAGACCAAGACccatggagagaaggaggaagaggtggaaaTAGACTTCAACAAGATCAAAGAAGAGGATGATATCCTGAAGGAGGGAAAGTGTGAGAAAACTGTTACAGAGGAAGGTGTGGTGACAGTTGAGGAGAGCAAGAAAAAGCAGGAAAACACAGATGATGCTGTGGCCTCTGGAACGATGGCAACAGTCTCCTTGG AGTTGATGCAGAATGAGGATCATGAGGAGAAACAAGAAGAGGCTGCAGTAAAGGAGGAGAGAATAAACAAAGATGGGAAAGAAAATCAGGAGGAGAACAGGGAGAACAAggtggagaaagaaagatacactgaaataaaagaagaaaaagaactgCATGATaaactggaggaggaggagaagaaggaagaaGTTAACATAAAGGAAAAAGAGGGGCAAGAGGAGGTGACAGAATATGTGGTAGAGATtaaagaggagaaaaaggagGAGGATACAGACAAGGCCACGGCTTTGGTGAAAACCAAAACAGTCTCCAATG ATGTGACCCAGAGTGAGGAAGATCAAGAGGAGGAGCTAgatgtggtggtggaggagaaggagacggTGAAAGGAGATGGtacagaggagaagaaggaggagaaagaaaaggaggagggaaaggagctggaggatagagaggagaaggaggaaaaggAGAAGAGGTTCCAGGAGGTGCAAGAACAGGTGAAGGACTGTGTggtggaggtagaggaggaggttGAGGAAAATGCAGATGATGGGACTCCACAGAAAGATGAGACTACACACTCTTTGG ATCTGATGCAAAATGAGGATCAGGAGGACAagaaagagaggatagagaggaaggagaagttAAAAAGAGAatggaaagaagagagggaggagggagagaatgagatggaggaagagaaagagact gaagaagtGGTAAAGAAAGTgatggaggagcaggaggagaggaaagaatgtGTGGTGGAGGTAGAGGACGAGAAAAAGGAGGAAGATGCAGACGAGACTGTAGCTTTGGTGAGATCACTGATAGACTCCCATG ATTTGAGGCAGAATATAGAGGATCCAGAGGAGACGCTAGATGTGGTGgtagtggagagggagaggatggaaGAAGATggcacagaggagaggaaggaggatgaaagacagaatgagacggaggagagaaaaggggtTGAGATGAAAGAAGTaggggagagaaaggaaatggaggacaaagagaaggaggaggagaaggaggaactGGACATGAAGGAGGAGCAAGTGAAGGTGAAGGAGTGTGTGGTGGAAgtagaagaggagaaggaggtgcaAAATGCACATAATGAGACTGTGGACATGGAGAGCACATTGG ATTTGACACAGAATGGGAATcaagagaagaggaaggagaacGTTGGGGCAGAGAAGGAGATGATGAACAAAgatgagaaaaaagagaggaaagaggaggatgaTAAAGAGGTAGTGATTAAAGAAAAGggtgaggagctggaggaggtgcaggaggagaagaaagcagAGGCCATGAAGGTGAAGGATgagcaggaggaggtgaaggagtGTATGGTGGAGAAGGAACAGAAGAAGGAGGTGGATGCAACTGATGGAACTGTAGCCATGGAGATAAGACCAGAGGTTTCCCAGA TTACAGAGAGAAACGCCACcctaaatgaaaacagaaaggTAAAGAAGAGAATGCGAGGGTGTAGAGGCGGGAagtcaaaaaacaaacacaatcaaCTGGAAgtgtacaaacatacatacagatcTTCAGGACATACAGTGGAGGATGGAGAGGAGCTGATGGACAACAAAGgaaagaaggaagaggagaaaaagaaagcagAGAAGGGGGACATGAAGGTGCAGAAGGAGCAAGAGGAAGTGAAGGAGTGTGTggtggaggagaaagagaaggaagatACAGATGATGGGGCTGTGGCCATGGAGACGACACTGAAGGTCTCGCTGG AGAGCAACACCACCATCAATCAAGAGCAAGAGGTGAAGAAAAGAATGCGAGGCTGTAGAGGCGGCAAa TCCAAGTGTGACATGACTGAGGAAAACAGACAGAAGCAGGACATGAGATATGGACACCAACATGAGTCCCAacacagaagaggagaaaggcaTAATAAAAGACAGGGGGTGAGAGACTGCTGGAGAGGTTCAAATGGATGCCAGACAGCTCCAGTGGGATGCTGGGGAGATGCAAAGAGATGCTGGAGAGGTCCAAAGGGACCTTGGGGAGGTCCAAAGGCAcatgaggaagagaaggagaagcaGGACATGAGAGtgaaggaggagcaagaggaggtgaaacagtgtgtggaggagagagaagaaaaggaggaggaagaagtaCACAATGGCACTGTGACCATGGCAACTACATTGAAAGTCCATTTGG TCAAAGATAACAACACCACCACAAATAAAGATCAAGAGCTGAAGAAAAGAATGCGGGGGTGTAGAGGCGGAAAATCGAAAAACAAACGAAAGAAACAGGAAGTGTACAATGAGACGACTGAGGAAAACAGACTGACGCAGGACACGAAAGCTGGACACTAA
- the LOC121685860 gene encoding glutamic acid-rich protein-like isoform X1: MRFLWIFNCCKAQQEDDDAEQPWFIAREFETVVWYGFDSEWESIQERKQRLKKYSLEDLKRQLELFGITIVEVKGQKKSEKKMKREYRKLLMRRMKMVETERARRSVQVRRGMEPEQKMDLVQRGENGLDQESENTQDEKQSLETSAELIPERQGLRKEAQILTMDEPNNRMEEEFMNNIKEEETQEEMKTEEIKTDTEEKRREDQEREDNKEDIKNDEVGKVNEKDFTDAQEEGWKQELDLKTKTHGEKEEEVEIDFNKIKEEDDILKEGKCEKTVTEEGVVTVEESKKKQENTDDAVASGTMATVSLELMQNEDHEEKQEEAAVKEERINKDGKENQEENRENKVEKERYTEIKEEKELHDKLEEEEKKEEVNIKEKEGQEEVTEYVVEIKEEKKEEDTDKATALVKTKTVSNDVTQSEEDQEEELDVVVEEKETVKGDGTEEKKEEKEKEEGKELEDREEKEEKEKRFQEVQEQVKDCVVEVEEEVEENADDGTPQKDETTHSLDLMQNEDQEDKKERIERKEKLKREWKEEREEGENEMEEEKETEEVVKKVMEEQEERKECVVEVEDEKKEEDADETVALVRSLIDSHDLRQNIEDPEETLDVVVVERERMEEDGTEERKEDERQNETEERKGVEMKEVGERKEMEDKEKEEEKEELDMKEEQVKVKECVVEVEEEKEVQNAHNETVDMESTLDLTQNGNQEKRKENVGAEKEMMNKDEKKERKEEDDKEVVIKEKGEELEEVQEEKKAEAMKVKDEQEEVKECMVEKEQKKEVDATDGTVAMEIRPEVSQKRNATLNENRKVKKRMRGCRGGKSKNKHNQLEVYKHTYRSSGHTVEDGEELMDNKGKKEEEKKKAEKGDMKVQKEQEEVKECVVEEKEKEDTDDGAVAMETTLKVSLESNTTINQEQEVKKRMRGCRGGKSKNKHNKLQVSKCDMTEENRQKQDMRYGHQHESQHRRGERHNKRQGVRDCWRGSNGCQTAPVGCWGDAKRCWRGPKGPWGGPKAHEEEKEKQDMRVKEEQEEVKQCVEEREEKEEEEVHNGTVTMATTLKVHLVKDNNTTTNKDQELKKRMRGCRGGKSKNKRKKQEVYNETTEENRLTQDTKAGH; the protein is encoded by the exons ATGAGATTTCTATGGATATTTAACTGCTGTAAAGCACAGCAGGAGGATGACGATGCAGAACAACCATGGTTCATTGCCAGGGAGTTTGAAACGGTAGTTTGGTATGGGTTTGACTCTGAATGGGAATCCATACAAGAACGAAAGCAGAGGCTGAAAAAATACAGCCTGGAAGATCTTAAGAGACAACTAGAGCTGTTTGGTATCACTATAGTTGAAGTAAAAGGGCAAAAGAAGAGTGAGaagaagatgaagagagagtaCAGGAAACTTCTCATGCGAAGGATGAAAATGGTGGAGACTGAGAGGGCCAGAAGGTCAGTTCAAGTCAGGAGGGGAATGGAGCCAGAACAGAAGATGGATTTGGTGCAGAGGGGAGAGAATGGCTTAGACCAGGAGAGTGAAAACACACAAGACGAAAAGCAGAGCTTGGAGACATCTGCAGAGCTGATTCCTGAACGGCAGGGTCTGAGGAAGGAGGCCCAGATATTAACAATGGATGAACCAAACAATCGTATGGAAGAGGAGTTTATGAACAACATTAAGGAGGAAGAGACACAAGAGGAGATGAAGACTGAGGAaataaagacagacacagaagagaaaagaagagaggatcAGGAGAGGGAAGACAACAAGGAGGACATAAAGAATGATGAAGTTGGAAAGGTGAATGAAAAAGACTTCACAGATGCACAAGAGGAGGGATGGAAACAGGAACTAGACTTGAAGACCAAGACccatggagagaaggaggaagaggtggaaaTAGACTTCAACAAGATCAAAGAAGAGGATGATATCCTGAAGGAGGGAAAGTGTGAGAAAACTGTTACAGAGGAAGGTGTGGTGACAGTTGAGGAGAGCAAGAAAAAGCAGGAAAACACAGATGATGCTGTGGCCTCTGGAACGATGGCAACAGTCTCCTTGG AGTTGATGCAGAATGAGGATCATGAGGAGAAACAAGAAGAGGCTGCAGTAAAGGAGGAGAGAATAAACAAAGATGGGAAAGAAAATCAGGAGGAGAACAGGGAGAACAAggtggagaaagaaagatacactgaaataaaagaagaaaaagaactgCATGATaaactggaggaggaggagaagaaggaagaaGTTAACATAAAGGAAAAAGAGGGGCAAGAGGAGGTGACAGAATATGTGGTAGAGATtaaagaggagaaaaaggagGAGGATACAGACAAGGCCACGGCTTTGGTGAAAACCAAAACAGTCTCCAATG ATGTGACCCAGAGTGAGGAAGATCAAGAGGAGGAGCTAgatgtggtggtggaggagaaggagacggTGAAAGGAGATGGtacagaggagaagaaggaggagaaagaaaaggaggagggaaaggagctggaggatagagaggagaaggaggaaaaggAGAAGAGGTTCCAGGAGGTGCAAGAACAGGTGAAGGACTGTGTggtggaggtagaggaggaggttGAGGAAAATGCAGATGATGGGACTCCACAGAAAGATGAGACTACACACTCTTTGG ATCTGATGCAAAATGAGGATCAGGAGGACAagaaagagaggatagagaggaaggagaagttAAAAAGAGAatggaaagaagagagggaggagggagagaatgagatggaggaagagaaagagact gaagaagtGGTAAAGAAAGTgatggaggagcaggaggagaggaaagaatgtGTGGTGGAGGTAGAGGACGAGAAAAAGGAGGAAGATGCAGACGAGACTGTAGCTTTGGTGAGATCACTGATAGACTCCCATG ATTTGAGGCAGAATATAGAGGATCCAGAGGAGACGCTAGATGTGGTGgtagtggagagggagaggatggaaGAAGATggcacagaggagaggaaggaggatgaaagacagaatgagacggaggagagaaaaggggtTGAGATGAAAGAAGTaggggagagaaaggaaatggaggacaaagagaaggaggaggagaaggaggaactGGACATGAAGGAGGAGCAAGTGAAGGTGAAGGAGTGTGTGGTGGAAgtagaagaggagaaggaggtgcaAAATGCACATAATGAGACTGTGGACATGGAGAGCACATTGG ATTTGACACAGAATGGGAATcaagagaagaggaaggagaacGTTGGGGCAGAGAAGGAGATGATGAACAAAgatgagaaaaaagagaggaaagaggaggatgaTAAAGAGGTAGTGATTAAAGAAAAGggtgaggagctggaggaggtgcaggaggagaagaaagcagAGGCCATGAAGGTGAAGGATgagcaggaggaggtgaaggagtGTATGGTGGAGAAGGAACAGAAGAAGGAGGTGGATGCAACTGATGGAACTGTAGCCATGGAGATAAGACCAGAGGTTTCCCAGA AGAGAAACGCCACcctaaatgaaaacagaaaggTAAAGAAGAGAATGCGAGGGTGTAGAGGCGGGAagtcaaaaaacaaacacaatcaaCTGGAAgtgtacaaacatacatacagatcTTCAGGACATACAGTGGAGGATGGAGAGGAGCTGATGGACAACAAAGgaaagaaggaagaggagaaaaagaaagcagAGAAGGGGGACATGAAGGTGCAGAAGGAGCAAGAGGAAGTGAAGGAGTGTGTggtggaggagaaagagaaggaagatACAGATGATGGGGCTGTGGCCATGGAGACGACACTGAAGGTCTCGCTGG AGAGCAACACCACCATCAATCAAGAGCAAGAGGTGAAGAAAAGAATGCGAGGCTGTAGAGGCGGCAAatccaaaaacaaacacaataaacTCCAAGTGTCCAAGTGTGACATGACTGAGGAAAACAGACAGAAGCAGGACATGAGATATGGACACCAACATGAGTCCCAacacagaagaggagaaaggcaTAATAAAAGACAGGGGGTGAGAGACTGCTGGAGAGGTTCAAATGGATGCCAGACAGCTCCAGTGGGATGCTGGGGAGATGCAAAGAGATGCTGGAGAGGTCCAAAGGGACCTTGGGGAGGTCCAAAGGCAcatgaggaagagaaggagaagcaGGACATGAGAGtgaaggaggagcaagaggaggtgaaacagtgtgtggaggagagagaagaaaaggaggaggaagaagtaCACAATGGCACTGTGACCATGGCAACTACATTGAAAGTCCATTTGG TCAAAGATAACAACACCACCACAAATAAAGATCAAGAGCTGAAGAAAAGAATGCGGGGGTGTAGAGGCGGAAAATCGAAAAACAAACGAAAGAAACAGGAAGTGTACAATGAGACGACTGAGGAAAACAGACTGACGCAGGACACGAAAGCTGGACACTAA
- the znhit1 gene encoding zinc finger HIT domain-containing protein 1 translates to MEKKIAVRSQDPGQRRVLDCATRQRRLNRQLEALEKDNFQDDPHASLPQLVKRLPQFDENDESAGKRRRKTRGDHFKQRFRKNFQALLEEEDLSENDGPNYLTACAEPSKMPQRHFCAVCGFPSNYTCVSCGARYCCVRCLGTHHETRCLKWTV, encoded by the coding sequence ATGGAGAAGAAGATTGCTGTACGCTCGCAAGATCCGGGTCAGAGGCGGGTGCTGGACTGTGCCACGCGACAGCGACGTTTGAACCGTCAACTAGAGGCTTTGGAAAAGGATAATTTTCAGGATGACCCACACGCTAGTCTCCCGCAGCTAGTCAAGCGGCTACCTCAATTCGACGAGAACGACGAATCAGCAGGCAAACGGAGAAGGAAGACAAGAGGTGATCACTTCAAACAGCGGTTCCGTAAGAACTTTCAGGCTCTCCTAGAGGAAGAGGACTTGAGTGAGAACGATGGCCCAAACTACCTAACCGCCTGTGCCGAGCCTTCTAAGATGCCGCAGCGTCATTTTTGCGCCGTCTGTGGGTTCCCCTCTAACTACACCTGCGTGTCGTGCGGCGCTCGGTATTGCTGTGTGCGATGCCTTGGAACGCATCATGAGACTCGATGTCTGAAGTGGACAGTATGA
- the LOC121685623 gene encoding uncharacterized protein LOC121685623: MYNRCEACKDRVIPTALDVENKGNIITWQEWVTRSITVERTGKAATREKEVKNTALETRSTSIERLVALTTEHLPNFAAHIFNIRHQFSALKMMKDSIHDDDVMVHIDYSENWSCKYAREVKDTHFGGGNQQVTLHTGVFYNSKGRVEAFASVSASLQHNATATWAHLEPVLRYIRQQHPNVCNIHFVSDGPTSQYRNRNSFYLASTVPFLHGFKYVTWNFTEASHGKGAPDGVGAALKNLADRIVAYGQSIPDADTLFQQLTLNSSVSEDKIKERGELLPPHLKPVPGTMKIHQLMSTTPGVVHTREVSCFCQKNCECFSPSRHAFAEEDDVSTKPPEASIEVGQWVLVEYDADLFPGVVTQIADDQYEVDTMNCAGENRFYVPSIKFSGEKVWYYRHDIKDQVPEPLPVTSSARHFCVLPDIWAKHKLRT, from the exons ATGTACAATCGTTGTGAGGCCTGCAAAGACAGAGTGATTCCAACAGCACTTGATGTGGAAAACAAGGGCAACATAATCACCTGGCAGGAGTGGGTGACCAGGTCTATCACAGTGGAGAGGACTGGGAAAGCTGCAACCAGGGAGAAAGAAGTGAAGAACACCGCACTTGAAACCCGAAGTACTTCCATTGAGAGGTTGGTAGCTCTTACCACGGAACATCTCCCCAACTTTGCCGCACATATCTTCAACATCAGGCACCAGTTTTCCGCTCTCAAGATGATGAAGGATAGCatccatgatgatgatgtgatGGTCCATATCGATTACAGCGAAAATTGGAGCTGCAAGTATGCGCGGGAAGTGAAGGATACCCATTTCGGAGGTGGGAACCAGCAGGTAACCCTCCACACTGGTGTGTTCTACAACAGTAAAGGCAGGGTGGAAGCCTTTGCATCAGTGTCTGCCAGCCTCCAGCACAATGCAACAGCAACATGGGCCCACCTGGAACCTGTTTTGAGGTACATCCGCCAACAACACCCCAATGTATGCAACATACATTTTGTTTCTGATGGCCCAACATCCCAATACAGAAACAGAAATTCGTTCTACTTGGCCTCCACTGTACCATTCCTCCATGGATTTAAATACGTGACATGGAACTTCACAGAGGCGTCTCATGGAAAAGGAGCCCCAGATGGCGTGGGGGCAGCCTTAAAAAACCTGGCAGACCGAATAGTGGCATACGGCCAAAGCATCCCAGATGCAGATACTCTGTTTCAGCAGCTGACCCTGAACTCCTCG GTGTCTGAGGACAAAATTAAAGAGAGGGGTGAATTGCTTCCTCCACACCTTAAGCCAGTCCCAGGGACAATGAAAATCCACCAA CTGATGTCCACCACTCCTGGGGTAGTTCACACGAGGGAAGTGTCATGTTTCTGTCAGAAAAATTGTGAGTGCTTCTCTCCATCACGCCATGCATTTGCGGAGGAAGACGACGTTTCCACAAAGCCACCAGAGGCTTCCATAGAGGTTGGCCAGTGGGTCCTTGTGGAATATGACGCAGATCTGTTCCCCGGTGTAGTTAcacag ATTGCAGATGACCAGTATGAGGTGGACACTATGAACTGCGCTGGGGAAAACCGATTTTATGTGCCATCAATTAAGTTTTCTGGGGAAAAGGTGTGGTACTACCGCCACGACATCAAAGACCAAGTTCCCGAGCCTCTGCCAGTCACTTCCTCTGCGAGGCATTTTTGTGTTTTGCCTGATATTTGGGCTAAACACAAGCTGCGCACCTGA